A genomic stretch from Dermochelys coriacea isolate rDerCor1 chromosome 24, rDerCor1.pri.v4, whole genome shotgun sequence includes:
- the MEX3A gene encoding RNA-binding protein MEX3A has protein sequence MPSLVVSGIMERNGGFGELGCFAGSSKDRALLEDDRALQLALDQLCLLGLGEPPSSSPSSSAVVGAEDSNNNNNNPPPQPQPQPPQPQPQPQPAPPPAPKGSATISSSASTAETKLCALYKESELRLKSSSNTTECVPVPSSEHVAEIVGRQGCKIKALRAKTNTYIKTPVRGEEPVFMVTGRREDVAMARREIISAAEHFSMIRASRNKAGTTFGSAPTLPGQVTIRVRVPYRVVGLVVGPKGATIKRIQQQTNTYIITPSRDRDPVFEITGAPGNVERAREEIETHIAVRTGKILEYNNENDFLSSSPDSGMENRYSEAWRVHTPAPGCKPLSTFRQNSLGCIGDCSVDPVYETPRLNDQNDFNYGYLFPNYGVNKQDLYYGVPESGAPMWAGQENTNPVSVLFSKQQRSGSTGAIHPNSHRSPSSSIQEPNLAGLPRRSQGEPLQGFSKLGANTTARTSISSSRECMVCFESEVTAALVPCGHNLFCMECAVRICERTDPECPVCHAAATQAIRIFS, from the exons ATGCCTAGCCTGGTAGTATCAGGGATAATGGAAAGGAACGGGGGTTTCGGCGAGCTAGGCTGCTTCGCGGGGAGCAGCAAGGACAGGGCGCTGCTGGAGGATGACCGAGCTTTGCAGCTCGCCCTGGATCAGCTGTGCCTGCTCGGGCTGGGGGAGCCGccgtcctcctccccctcctcctccgccGTGGTGGGAGCGGAggacagcaacaacaacaacaacaacccgccgccccagccccagccccagccgccccagccccagccccagccccagccggcgCCCCCGCCGGCCCCGAAGGGCTCCGCGACCATTTCGTCCTCCGCGTCCACCGCCGAGACCAAGTTGTGCGCCTTGTACAAGGAGTCGGAGCTGCGGCTCAAGAGCAGCTCCAACACCACGGAGTGCGTCCCCGTGCCCAGCTCCGAGCACGTGGCGGAGATCGTGGGCAGGCAAG GCTGCAAGATCAAAGCTCTGAGGGCAAAGACCAACACCTACATCAAGACCCCGGTGCGTGGTGAGGAGCCGGTCTTCATGGTGACGGGACGACGGGAGGATGTTGCCATGGCTAGGCGGGAGATCATCTCGGCAGCTGAGCACTTCTCCATGATCCGGGCCTCCCGCAACAAAGCTGGCACCACCTTTGGCAGCGCCCCTACCCTGCCCGGCCAAGTCACCATCCGGGTCCGTGTACCGTATCGTGTGGTGGGCTTAGTAGTGGGTCCCAAAGGGGCCACCATCAAACGGATCCAGCAGCAAACCAATACCTACATCATCACACCCAGCCGGGACCGGGACCCCGTCTTCGAGATCACAGGGGCACCGGGCAACGTGGAGCGGGCCCGGGAGGAGATCGAGACCCACATTGCGGTGAGGACAGGCAAGATCCTGGAATACAACAATGAGAATGACTTCCTGTCCAGCAGCCCTGACTCGGGCATGGAGAACCGCTACTCAGAGGCGTGGCGGGTCCACACGCCTGCCCCAGGCTGCAAGCCCCTCTCCACCTTCCGACAGAACAGCCTTGGGTGCATTGGCGACTGCTCTGTGGACCCGGTCTACGAGACACCCCGACTGAATGACCAAAATGACTTCAATTATGGTTACCTCTTTCCTAACTATGGTGTGAACaaacaagatctctattatgggGTGCCAGAATCTGGTGCCCCCATGTGGGCCGGGCAGGAAAACACCAACCCCGTCTCAGTGCTCTTCTCTAAGCAGCAGCGATCTGGCAGCACTGGCGCCATCCATCCTAACTCGCATCGCTCCCCGTCCTCTTCTATCCAAGAGCCTAACCTTGCTGGGCTCCCCAGAAGGTCTCAAGGGGAACCACTGCAAGGATTTTCCAAGCTGGGAGCCAACACCACTGCCCGGACATCCATCTCCAGCAGTCGGGAGTGCATGGTATGCTTTGAAAGCGAAGTGACGGCAGCCCTGGTGCCGTGTGGCCATAACCTCTTCTGCATGGAGTGCGCTGTGCGGATCTGCGAGAGGACCGACCCGGAGTGCCCGGTTTGCCATGCTGCAGCCACTCAGGCCATTAGAAtattttcttaa